cattataaaatataatactaaGATATTAGAGGCCCTAAAATACACTGcccaaagatatgaaaattacaaattactttGTTACTTATTACTTATTCgttattactgttttttttgCGTTTCATAATAAAgactttgataaaaaacaacTGCTTTGGCAATCCGAATCGACTCGGTTTTTATTAGTTCGGATTATCGAGTCTGCACAgtagaaaaaagcaaaaattttaataattactcAATGCAGCTTCATAATTGAGCTCAATATTTTCAACCAGGAATGAATAGTTAATATACATAAGCaacttttaaatgaaaacgTTTTTGATGATAAAATGGGTTcgatttatctttttttttgtgtcattttgtaaaaaataaacacGCGTCGTaccaaattcatattttgataaagactctaaatgttttgattaaaaCGGTCCTCAAATTAAGACAAATCATCATAAAACAATCCATAATTTGATACTTAAAACATTATTGAAATGCACGTCGAAGCAtgttttccattccgattgaggcacctccaaaacaagtgatttgaacgcatcaatcgcttcttcgggtgtagaaaaacgtcgaCCTCGCAACTCAACATTGATCTgcataaataaaactaaatcattgtcaaacaaggactgtatgtcggatgatccatcaattcgatgttttaactgtccaaaatcatttttgtttgagagctcgcattttcgtcgtggagaatgattcgtcttctagtttttgtaatttttttgacttGCAATATTGAGTTTATCGATGTTTTCTAACACGAAAACCCATTTTGGACAACGAAATTCATCCTGAAGCAGCAACTaagattgaatttggaaaatcaGCGAAACGCGGTGGTTCGAGATGATGCTTTATTGGCACACTGTTGTCATaactcaaaacttaagtagcaaccctcgtaaatactgaaataatttatgGATAAATACTGATATTTCCCTAATAACTCTTTATGTCGTTGagtgtataatatataattcacAGACGTCCTTGcatctataaaaaattcaaagtcGACCACTTCCCGTACTTAAGCTCTCGAAccaaataatcaaaataaaaaaactctcaAAAGAACCCTTAAGGCATCGACATTACTATATAATACAAATTCGTCCAGAAACCGCCGACAATTCGCGAGTACTGATTAAATCAGCAGCGCAAAACGTTTCCATAGTCAAAATGAAATTCATCATTGCGATCTCTGCGTTTCTGTTCGCTTTCGCGACCGGATCGCCGACCGGGTATGTCGTCGATATACCAGCCCCGATTTCCACCCAATATTACACACAGGACGAGTTAGGACGATATAGTTATGGTTACTCCAATCAACTAAGTGCCAAGGCGGAAGCTAGATCCTTGGACGGTTCAGTTCTGGGAAGCTACAGCTATTTAGATCCAAATGGTAAAATTCAATCGGTGGAATATACGGCCGACGATAATGGATTTAGAGTAGCGGCGTCTAATATACCCGTAGCACCCGAAGTACCCACTCCAGTTCAAGATACCCCGGAGGTTCTGGAGGCTACGGCTAAACATCTCGCAGCAATTGAAGATGTAAaggtaattataatattttagaaataaagaCAACTTTTTCTGTTTACTTTGTACAAgattataaaaagttgtttggaGTTCTTTGGTACTCATTTTCCTTTATACCCCGATGGGAATATAAACATGGGCGGCTATATTCtccttttctattatttggCGTTCTCGTCGGTTCTGTATTTTGCGTAGCCTTCAAGAAGTCTTGTTGGTGATGTCTATGTATTATCTCCACTTCTAGTCCAACTCTCGGTAGTCGCCTTGAACGTTCTTACCTCTTGAAATCTTCTAGTTGTGTCCAAGATGATTTCTTGGTTCAACTATTGGTAGATCTGTAGGTAGACCTCAGGGTAATATTCTGTTAACACAGTTTGTTCAAACTGTAGATAGATATAGCTTGGTGGGAATAAAGATGAAGCTGTAGCACCAACTTGGATAGTCCCAGTCGCCTTTTTATCTTCTTCGCCTTGTTCACTAAGTCATCAACAAGGTCATTTAATGTTAGTCTTTGGTCCAGGATAAACTCTATTTATTTGGCCAAGTATCCAGGTGATTCCTTCTGCCATGGTGTTTCCTGTTCCTATTGAAGCGCACTGTTCGGGTTTTCTCTGCATTGATGCTTATTTTTCACGTCGTACAATACTCATCGAGATTTTTAAACCCATAATCGATAATTATCTATAGAAACGTTGGGATAAtgaagaaatttcttaaaaacatGATCTTCGGGTAAAAATAAGAACCTTCTTCTTGGACTTGAGACTGgtattcaacttttttaatatatagttttataattattgttgtgTTATAGAGCCGCGCCGGTCAAAATGACTTGCGAGAAGATTTGAATTCGGTGGAAATAGTGGCAGCAAAAAATGATGTAGCTCTTAAAAAGGATGGCGCAGCGCTTGCTATCACTTCTTCGGTCCCACTACCTACCTTTCTACCAATAACATACAGGTAATCAACTCTATATTGCTACACATACTAACTAACCAGAATCAGTTCAAATTTGTCATATGGAATATTAAAACCAATCACAAATCAAAAATCTTTTGtggaaaatgataatttgacCCTTGAGAGGTATTCTCTATGTTTTCTTTAAAGTAAAATTGAGATctggaaaattttaattgtttcagGTCTACTGTTTACGCTACACCAGGTATAGCGATTAAATCTTTCGTCTCCCCTACCGTTGCTGTCAAAGCCGCTCCCCTTCAGGCCTTCTCTTATGCATATGGTATAAATAACTACTACAGTGGTTTCCATTATCCAGGATTCACGACCTACCCAGCAACCTTTGTGGCTGGTCCGGtcactaaatttgaaaatgttgaacAAGCTAAAGGGCGTTCCGAAGGAGAGGAAATGAAAGAAAACAAGACTTCGTAGTGATTTTTTTCGTAATGACTTATTCCTAGTGTAATTAGATtgtatattgtaaaaataacaatttttttttgtcaaaaaattaaataaaactaacgaatcataatttgaattattatttttaatatattttaaagcaatcaaagtcaaaaaaatgagGTAAAGGCAAAAATGGTTTTAATTGTGtgcagaaacagaaaaaattggaattgaaatCCAAAGATTTCTACAACCATCTTGGTGTCTATCATCATGTTCGACAAAATCAGTCTACATACACATACACAAATTTTAGACATAGAAaggaatcaaaaaatatatttatttatatatatatatatatatatatatatatatatatatatatatatatatttataaattaacaataagggCTTGGGAGTCACTCATTACTGACTAAAAACTCCCAGCCCGCAATTCTGAATAATGAAGCCATATGGTAAATGTATGGTTTCAAGATGATTAACTTAATAGGCGTCTGAAATCCCAAAATCAGTTCACAGAGCTGGTATTAAACCATAACCAATAAAGCGGCGTGCTTTAGACTAGTTGGAGCGCAAAAAAATTCACCTCATTTGGATTACCAGGAGCTCGACCGAAAGGCACATTTAGATGACAAATGCTCCGTGTAACCGAAGAAACTGCAGACCATTCGATGTTAGAATACATAGACAAACCTCTGCCTCATAGATCTTTCCAAGGACTTCGACCTTTGGTAAAACTATGATTCATACACCTTTTCAAAGAAATTCGATGCCGAATACAGTATCAGAAAAGATAGGGACCAAAACACTATTATTATGTAGATGGATAGTACCAGTAAATGATGCACgattgaaaaacaaagaaaagatTTGGGGTATGAGCGTATGGGCTTGGTAACAAAAATCCTGAAAGGTTGAGAAAAACCTCGAACACGTTCCAAGTAGAAAAATGGGTCCAAACATTTTTTGGGGATCCTTCGGTGGAATCAGCACCGATACAGTATCGGAACAAATTTGTAAGCAAAAAAACTAAGATAAGATCGACCTGATGGGATAATGTACCATGTATTAGCGGGAGTAAATCGCACTAAGAGTTTTTGTTGCCTGAATGGATACTATAAGAAACCAAAACTGGTGGAAAGATACGACGTAGGGTCTATGGGTCAGGAAAGGAAACATCTATTCACTTCTTTGCTTATTGCAAGGCAATACAGACACTAACATTCGTTAAAAAATCTGTCATTGGAAAGATGGAGACAATTCaatggtttgaaaaaaatgttgaggcGAACGGCACTTCGAAAAACTTTTGCTATTCAACAAcgtaatcaaatattttcatcgtCTTCAGTAATGATTGAAATATCGAAGTTTCTTCTGCATCATCGGCAATGGAATCATCAGTTTCATCGCGGTCTTCTTCGTTTTCGTCGTTCATCTGCTCGAGAATAGTGAccgtttcttcttcttcacttctATCTTGTGATGGAAATTGCGAATTATCTCAAGAACCACCACAGTTCGTGCTCACAACGTGCCCAGCCTTTCTGCAACCGCAAGCTTTTTGGCAACCTTTCAtgcatttgcaaaaaataagttttagcaAGCTTTCCAGAGCAAGGGGGTTCAATGTAGTAACAGGAATGAGCCCGCTCTTGTATTTTTCCATCCCCATTGTTCTACATCTTGTTCGTTCCCATACCACTGCTGAACCTGGTGATAAGTTCTGGATCAGCATTCGGATTTTTAAATACTTCGTATACATGAAGCTTTTTCAggagtaaattcaatttttcctcGATAAAATAATGCTGATGTGGTGTCACAACAACTAAAGGCTATTTATAGAGTATATTTGccgtgaaaaatttttcttgtctTGGTTTGAGGATGTATATGTTTGGATGCGTTGTCAGCGCCCTGGTCTACATCTTCACCGACAACAACTACAAAATCAAATGTCGATGAAATGCTTGTTGCGGTGTCTTGTTTAACCATGGAGTGTTCAGCTCCAAATTTTGTCATTACCCAGGAAATTGGCATCATTTTTTCGTCAAAAAGTATGTCTGCTGAAGCAGTTTTTCATGATCGTCGGGATCGATCTACATATTTGGTACTCCGGGTTGCAGCATCTTCTGGATATGGCATTGGGAGGTaggtaatttatttattgcaaaTATACGGAAACGATTCGCCTTTAGGGAAAAAAGGTTATAAcataaattatagtaaattttctctacaattattttgtatagatATGTTTTTCCCGTAAAACGCATCAGAAAggagttattatcaaaaaactacTTTTAGGCGCCATTTTTCCAATATGGCGGCGCGAGCGATAAAGATACAAGGTGGTAAAGTTGAAATTCGGAAAGAACACGTcaaaatctacaaaattttcaaaactttccacATAACctctattttttcaagtaaatgACTGTACTAGTAGGCCGAATTTCTACTGTAGACTCCTAAATTACCGACTGTTctctttcaattaaaaaaaaaatatcataaaagttctaaaaatttCGTTAAACCTACCGTTTATgccattataaaattatctttttggTTCGatgttaattaatttgaataaatgtagTGAATGATTCCAAGGTTTCAAAATGTTAAACTTTTGATTGTTACAACAATAAAAACCGTAATCTGTTTTGTCTGGAAATATTCGGTATAATTCTTGTAATGTTAATCTTACTCATAACGTTACTTTAGTTCTGCATAATTCTATCAGTGGTTCTCAAATATGAGATAGTGCGGTCCAGGAATTCTTGGCATCATTAGTAAATACAGTGCGTTCACAAAAATCTTCACGCACGCGTCATTGATACTTCCCAACAAGCTCTATACCAAGTTTGAACTTAgtccattgaaatgttacaatttgAAAGACAAACcgaacaattttatttatgggACATGTAGGGGGAGTCAATACAAGCTTAACCTCCACTTTGTGGAGTTGTCGCTCTTGTCCCACAGCCGCCATATTGAAAAAAGGGAGGAAACACGTTTTTCGCGTTATCTCGGAAACTAAcaatcttacaaaaaatttgtaaagacatattttgtattaaatagcTTTGCCTACAATTATGATTATGTgactttttgttataaatccaaaatttaagcaaaaaagtggaaaaatttccttttttgtgtaataattttttttttctattgatattaccaaaaaaattatgcCAGAACAATTTTGTACGGAATATTTTCAGgaagatatttttaaacttCATTCATTTAAAACTAACAGCCTTCCAAAGTTGACCTGATTCGTCAATGCTCATGACAACCCGGTCAAAACAATATGTTTACGATACTTTtatggttttttattatattttcgaaattttttgttgaCCAGGCTGATGCAGACCCAGTCATCGTCTCTACTGCACTTGCTGCATCTCAATCCTGCGATTCCGTGACTATCGTAGCAGAAGACATCGACAATTCAgatacattttcatatttattatcattgtgaAGCAATAGTTTCCTCAATCTTTTTCTTCCTCATTTTTAGCTTCTCGTGTAGCGTTTTCTACTGATTGGCTTACTACTGGTCTATGTTTCTAAGATGACAACCATCCACGTCCGAAGAAGACGGCTTATTTCAAGTCATCACTGTTCTATCAAGTCCAAATGGTTTGAGTCCATTCGTTTGAACCACAAGGTCTAAATAACCTCCTAGTTATATGACTTTCTTCGTTTTCCGATGACGTGATTGTTGGTTTGAGCAACTACCAATTGTTTTTCCTTCAGTCGAGAGCCAAGGAATTGAGACTTTTTTAGTTCCTTCACCAAATAGTTAACCTTGTTTTGTAGATACATATTAGGCTCTACACGTGATACATTTGAACATATTTAGTCTACAATAGACTTCAAGTCGTCATCTGGTTATTCCTGGGTCTTCAAATATACATTTGACATATTTTAGATCGATTAAAACCGTACCAGACTACagctttttgaaatttaaaaatagcattcaaagaaaatattttttcatacattaaCTTCGATATTTTCTGTATACTTATTTGACGAAAGACTTATAGGGAACTGCTGATGAGGATGTACGTATTCACGGACAAAATAACTAATATCCGGATCGTCCTACGGTACATCGCAGAGACCTTTTTAACACTTTGATATGATCTTCACAGTCACCATTACGTatcttgagaaaaaaaattgttagtgaAACGAAGGGAAGagctgaaaaaaaataaaataaaaatgagggAGAAGAAAATTTCGCAAGTTAGCTGTAGGACTTTCAGTAGACAAGAAGAATTACTACAAATTCAAGCTAAATATTTGGAGCATGTGGAAGAGCAGAAGCTAAcgaaaacacaaatttttctaaaatctatttacgataaaaaaagaaaaactttcttCGGGAGAACGGGAATGAGTTGGGGTAAgttttgtaaattaattaatgGTTTTGTAGACTAAGGTTAACAATTTATATGTGGTACATTAGTTCTTAATCTAACAGAAAAGTTCTGCGCCAAATacttgatggaaacatcttcacgacgcgaTACCCATCTTGTGCACAGCTTTCTTATATCCAAATTTGCGATGTATCGCACTACTATATCTACTAGATCGCGCACTTTCAATTGTCGATCATCCAGTACAactttatggattttcttcaacatttcttgagttatcacctcatttggttgacCATTGTgctgctggtcttcgcaggacgtacagtctcgtttaaacgatgcatttcaatattttactgttgataacgaaagaACAGTCCCACCCAAAGTAGAATTCAGTTcatcttttatattgtttggggtaaagcctttcaaataccgactaattttttccatatttacaaattaactgaaaacgttcacttttGATGGCTGCTAgcaaacaaatataaaacaacGTGGCTTCTTCAAACtcgaaacatatttttcaagcaactaccgccatctttaggccaggccaggtacttctgagaccatcttcgtatataaaataatcgataaaaaattattttaaatacatacttaacagaaatcattttttgtcatttttttaaccaatttagataatttttaattattgtgaaaGAATCTATTGTATTGAAGTCATTCGAAGCATCCAACGGAATGTACGAGGTGTTTAAAAAAACTCCCTTATAGGTAAAAAAATGATTGGGGTTTACACAGTAAAGAATTTTCGTAATCGTATTCCAGATAAAAgcagttaaatattttttatgattttacgAAGCTACtggcaaagttttaaaaaacatttatacgAATTACTTTGAgactgactctcatagagggcgttAGTTACAGGGTTCGTATCAAGtagtattgaaaatttattaactgATATTCCAAGTGATCCAAagatcatttaattttataccaaatagaagttgattaataaatataacctaaaaaaaattttcaatattacgtgtaactaacgccctctatgagagtcggccataaaaacaaattcattggatgtatcagcttccaaaacctATCCTATTgactaattaattaaataaactttttattcgTCAAAATGGACTGAAATTTACGAGATTCTTACTatttttctggtgacaccagATTTCATAATTTGTGataaagttaactttgaaaataacATGAGAAAACAATTTAACCCAAcgttgaaactatttttttacacaCTTATACTAGACGGCGTCTTCGCCAAATATTTAACTTCCATTATAACCGTACAGGACCGACTTCGCGacccatgtcgtggacgagttcgtaacagtatTTCTAGATTGGTTTTAATGTTTTAGTcgaaacaatttcattttattctcaaCCAGGAGTATTCAAAGGTCCTACAGTTATTTTCACgacgaattttttaataaaaatgttcataaaCAAGTGAAGAATGTTAAAAATCGGAAACAATGCGCGGGaaatttgaatctttatattttttcagaatatttagaggtaataaaagcaaataaaacgtattttcgaaaataattcatataaatattatattttcaatatgaatAATCCAAAAACGAAACCGTTCaacattatattatttgaaatatacgcGAGGAAGtgttcatttcaatttcaatgtgGTCTGATTAAATTGGACAACGAGATCAAGAATTAATGATATAATGTAATAAAGAAACAGATGCGTCATATCCATCAATCTGTAACCTTCGAGATGtccaaagtttatttatttacatgaaATGATACAGAAGAATCATTTCATAATCGTATTAAATcgaataacacaaaaaatacgGTGAACGTAAAgtggaaaaccaaaaaaaaaacattttcgaatATGAACATCGTATTGagtcaaataattttgaacttGGACTAGTAATATTCTGATTCAAACTATAATTAAACAAACCATTGAAAAAAATCCCAACATAAGTTAACCAGAAAATGTTGGttactttttttggttttccgATCAGTTTGGTTTCAATTCTGACAAGCGGATCACTTTCCACATTCCAGTCTAGCTCGGTAGATTTTATATCAGCTAATGATGAAAATTCTAGCTCGTATTGATAAGTTGGTGAAAACTGTACAAGCAACTCGACATCCTCCATTGTTATTTCTAGGTAAACAAGAAGATATAGGAGCCAAATTTGGAAAACTCACTTTAGCTTTCGAAtctaattattcatttttgaatgtgGTCAAGAAACTTTAATTTGAAAGTGGTCCTTTGTTAATTTGAATTCCCAGTTTTCCGAGCTCTCTTATCTGgttgtagtggtggtgtaaatagtgtgttcagtatgaatataatCGATCAAAGGGGTGGGGTGTAGAATAAAAATGGCCCAAAACGATTCCTGGTCACATTTCTGAGTTCAAAACCAAACACCGAATGCGGTTCTCACATTTTGCGTACTCAACTCCGTTCAGCTCCTGGTCTATTATAATACGtcaaaatgttcttttcttTTATCAGTCCGTGttaattttgatatcattatatatccatttagtattaaattttaagaattacaaacaattattaaactttAAATCTTCTATAATTATTAACCACTCCTCGTATTTAAACGCTTAAGTAAATCCAGCTGGATGTCGATTAAAGTCAAAGGTGACTGAGTTTATCCGATGACCTTCCGatgtaaatataattcaatatttgaattgcgtataaaatttataaatattatgaatgatATGATTTagttaatatattattaatgacAATAATCAAAGAAATTTCGTAAGACGCGGCAACGTTCAACAGGTAGTAGGAGATATACAACGATTGGATTAGTCATTCCATGACCGGTTTAAAGCAGTTTCTCCACAACCATTATGGTCCaaaagttaataattttaatacagatataaagaattttttataattattctaaatcacaacgaaattcaaaattataattcttgTAAGAATTAATTGTTTTGTGAAagttaatcattattttttaacgtaTATGTAggtaattaaaatataaagatcAGGTCCGtactttgatttatttgaaaaataaaaagagttaacaatattttatttttgctaaggTCATAATttcatcgatatttttttaaaaaatatgggaaatatcaTGGAAATAAATCATAAACGAATGTCAAttgttttcgatataaaaagTGTGGGGAAAAGAACGTCtatctaatattttgataaagaccgcaaCAAGTCGGATCGTCAAAAGTTTAActgtctaaaaaattttaatttcaaatcagaagagacctaaaattaagacgatttaaaaaaataaacttatcaaaaggtctaagacaTGAGAAATTTCCGAAGTATTTCTCTTTATCTCTCAGGTCTTCCACCATCTCTGTGTTTCATCTTTTCCTTAATCTTTCTTTTATTCTTGTTCCTGCCGTTCTTTGTCCATCATATTTTTGGTTACTCTAAAATCTGGCATTCTCTAGATGTGACCCAGCCCCTTCTGTTTTGCTTAGTTCTgcttttaaaaatcaattacgCATTccattaattattcttttgagCCGAAATTCTCCCCTAGTATGCCATATATCTATCTTCCAATCCTCTGCTTTGTTAAGAATCCACGTTTCGTTTTCGTTTACACCAGGTTAGACGTCTATCCAAGTGCGTGCCTAGGTTATTATTAATCTTCACCGGTGGAGATGTTTTTCTTCTTATGGTGAACGTAACGTATAATAATTTTCCTTCATTAGCATTGATACGTCATGGTTTTAGCACAGCAGAGTCATCAGCAGTATATAATTGATTCAAAGAGACCCCATTGTGAAACACCAGATTGTCCGTTAGTTATATATGATTTGAAGAACTGATAGTAGGGATGGAAAGTAGTTTCTCAAGCTTGACTTGCAATTCACTATGCTACACTATGCCAAAAGCTTGggataaatcaaaaataagcTGCAGAACAGTATCTTTTGTCATTAATTTGTTTAACTACCCTATGGAGATGCTCTACTGATGCTTTTTGTATGGattaagagaaataaaaatttctcttgattattattaacaaaaattcaatgaaatccGATACATTTCGTCTACTTCTCTTCTTATTTCGTTATTTGTTCTCCTCAGCCATGAATCTTCCTCATTTTTACCACCTAGTATCCTTCTTTTTTTCCCATATATCTAATTCTTTCTTTGCTTTGTTAAGAATCCTCCGTAGCTCAATCTTgatcttattattgttttgtatagttGTAGCTTTGCATTTCTGGATATCTTTTGGGATCCTATTCAGCGCTCCAAATTGTTGTTTACTTCCTCTCGTCATCGTCGTTTTCAGACTTGTTTCTAAGCTCATTGCCTAAacttttcattgtttttttttccttccGATTTATCTTCGTTGACTAGTAGAATCATGGGCATTGCTATTAAGACTCTGCAGGTTTTCTTGAGCTCGTTTTCCGCCTGCGTATGCCAGTAGTTGAGTAGTAGATGAAGAATCTTCCTGTTTTGGTACTGTGCTGGTCTGGAAACAATTTGATAGTCTTTGATTTGCCTTTATCTTCGTTTTTGTCTGTTCTAGTGTCTATTTCGTAAGCTATGAAGACTGAGTAAATTAGCAGATCGTATTCATACCCCCATTCTTTGGTCTGTGACTGATCTTCACATCCAAACCAGCAGTGGTAGTCTCCATAAACTCTCAAGCTTTTATCTACGACCTTAGTCAAAATTGTAGTAGTCTTCATTGCAGTTCCACCATACTTGATTAATTCTGGTTTTATTTCGTCCTCTCCCGTTTTTTAACCCCCCgaattattgttgttaaaacCCTTACACAACTCCACAGTCTGTGGACTCCGATGTTCTGATTCGATGCgcgtaaatattttttttttgtccgCTCCTCGTATCTACCCGTCAAGACAATACAAACAAACTAACTGGCTTGACCTgatggaaaataatttctataatgtCGTGGTGGTGGAAGTTAATGTTACCGTTGTTAATTCAACGGCAACGTAGCGTCTTCGCGTGTCGATGTGTATGCCTCGCCTACCTGGATGAATGAACTAAACCATCAGAAAATGTGTTCGATTTAAGTGTGATTTTCGtgataaaaaacatattccGTCCATTTTTCTAGTTTATTAGGTGTAAGTGTAATTTTTTATGTGCCAAAATGACTGTACAACATTCTGAAGCCTATTATGATCGCGAAAAGAACAGATTTATACCGAGAGTTAATCAGAGAAAGCAGGAACGAATTCGGAGAAGAACGTGTAAAGATATAGgtaaaaaataatggatttttaaaaattttttgttgtttcaattgaaaaatttaccaAGTTTATGATAGGAATTTAATGATGTAGATTAAcgagaacaaaaaaataaatactataaacTAGGTGTGTCAACAATAGCATGTGTCATTGGCGGTTACTACCATTGTTTACatacaatgtttttaaattttctacatgTATACCGGGTGGGCTTTTAAATACGTATTATACAACTTATgtttataaatgtaaaaatcTATGATTTGCTTTTGAATAATCactatttttccataaaattttcaatcgctCTTTCTTTACTTGGAGAAGCTACAAATTTGctctaaagaaaaaataacaaaggattCTGCCGTCTaaagtattattaaaatagCTTAGCgtttataaattatcatttcatTGCTTTAAATCCACTTCACAGGCGTTGTAAAACTTTAGAATATGGACGGGGTGGTAAGGGAAGCCCCATCTGAATGGGGTTGCCAAACATTCCGGATTTTTTAATAAGAAGATAaagttaacctaacctaacttaaccaatACGTGG
The genomic region above belongs to Diorhabda carinulata isolate Delta chromosome 9, icDioCari1.1, whole genome shotgun sequence and contains:
- the LOC130897976 gene encoding cuticle protein-like; translation: MKFIIAISAFLFAFATGSPTGYVVDIPAPISTQYYTQDELGRYSYGYSNQLSAKAEARSLDGSVLGSYSYLDPNGKIQSVEYTADDNGFRVAASNIPVAPEVPTPVQDTPEVLEATAKHLAAIEDVKSRAGQNDLREDLNSVEIVAAKNDVALKKDGAALAITSSVPLPTFLPITYRSTVYATPGIAIKSFVSPTVAVKAAPLQAFSYAYGINNYYSGFHYPGFTTYPATFVAGPVTKFENVEQAKGRSEGEEMKENKTS